The Rhodopseudomonas palustris genome window below encodes:
- a CDS encoding class I SAM-dependent methyltransferase encodes MSSASTYEDYLRHSDEVAGWVEPGFFKTLLQVEDMVRAHGVTGSVAEIGVHCGKFLLAMALASGDRPAVVAVDNFENGPEIRASLERHVARFYDPDRVTIVESDSMQLSSADLLAKLPSRAKYFSVDGYHRAEFVINDLMVAQDVICDGGVVIVDDYLSPLVGVTEGVTRFLLQNAHQKIAPFAYGENKLLMTTIIKRRAYFNHFRKLHPKLVSKIGGYLCAGINPDDKWFKTGWTSSAS; translated from the coding sequence AGCGACGAGGTCGCGGGTTGGGTCGAGCCGGGGTTCTTCAAGACGCTGCTGCAGGTCGAGGACATGGTGCGGGCCCATGGCGTGACGGGCTCGGTGGCGGAGATCGGGGTTCATTGCGGCAAATTCCTGCTGGCGATGGCGCTCGCCTCGGGCGACAGGCCGGCGGTGGTCGCGGTCGACAATTTCGAGAACGGGCCGGAGATCCGGGCCAGCCTGGAACGGCACGTCGCGCGGTTCTACGATCCGGACCGGGTGACGATCGTCGAGAGCGACAGCATGCAGCTTTCCAGCGCCGATCTGCTGGCGAAGCTGCCGAGTCGTGCGAAGTATTTTTCGGTCGACGGCTACCATCGGGCGGAGTTCGTCATCAACGACCTGATGGTCGCGCAGGACGTGATCTGTGACGGCGGGGTGGTGATCGTCGACGACTATCTGAGCCCGCTGGTCGGCGTCACCGAAGGCGTCACGCGTTTCCTGCTGCAGAACGCGCATCAGAAGATCGCGCCCTTCGCCTATGGCGAGAACAAGCTGCTGATGACCACGATCATCAAGCGGCGCGCCTATTTCAACCACTTCCGCAAGCTGCATCCGAAGCTGGTCAGCAAGATCGGCGGCTATCTCTGCGCCGGCATCAATCCCGACGACAAATGGTTCAAGACCGGCTGGACGAGTTCGGCGTCGTAA